A portion of the Syngnathoides biaculeatus isolate LvHL_M chromosome 7, ASM1980259v1, whole genome shotgun sequence genome contains these proteins:
- the LOC133503562 gene encoding regulator of G-protein signaling 2-like, translated as MKEDLTSVSLWSMALIDCTKPTDPSEKKKGMNRNWKNRMALFLKTNSAHSVSNPMKKELHRPTASDVTQWAQSLDKLLSHKYGKMAFYIFLKTEFCEENIEFWMVCEDFRMLSSHQELTSKANSIYEEFLKNEAPKEVNLDFYTKNKIIQSLNEPNVTSFVAAQQKVYSLMENNSYPRFIHSDIYKELLAAARRQR; from the exons ATGAAGGAAGACCTGACTAGCGTGTCTCTTTGGAGCATGGCTTTAATTGACTGTACGAAACCCACAGATCCGTCTGAGAAGAAAAAGGGAATGAA tagaaACTGGAAAAACAGAATGGCACTCTTCTTGAAGACAAACTCAGCCCATTCAGTATCAAATCCGATGAAGAAAGAATTGCACAg GCCGACTGCATCTGACGTGACACAGTGGGCGCAGTCACTTGACAAACTACTCAGTCATAAAT ATGGCAAAAtggcattttacatttttctgaagACTGAGTTCTGTGAGGAAAACATAGAATTTTGGATGGTGTGTGAGGATTTCCGGATGCTCTCATCCCACCAAGAATTGACATCTAAGGCCAACAGCATTTATGAGGAGTTCCTTAAAAACGAGGCTCCCAAAGAG GTCAACCTTGACTTttacaccaaaaacaaaatcatccaGAGTCTCAATGAGCCTAATGTGACCAGTTTTGTGGCAGCCCAGCAAAAAGTCTACAGCCTGATGGAGAACAACTCCTATCCAAGGTTTATCCACTCTGACATCTACAAAGAACTTTTGGCAGCTGCAAGGAGACAACGTTGA